AGATAAAAAGATCATATTGATCAAAGTTGTCATGCGTTATACGCATAACAACCTGCAAAGGCATTCCAAATTCGCGTAAATATGCTGAATTCCCGCAGAATTGCGCCAATTTTCTTGCCTCCATTTGCAGCTTGGCCGGTCAGTCGAGTGCGAGATCAAGAATGGAAAGACTGTCTGGAGCGGCGGCATTTTGTGAAATACCGCTAGTCTACAGGTTTGCTCGGTGAGCTTATACGACGCAAATTCCGGTCAGTAACGCGCCTTTATTAGCTGCGGGCCCGAATTGTTTGCCTAAGTGCGAGGTGTCTTGAGCGCAGCTGTCGAATTGCGAACGACCAGTTCTGTTGGCAGCGTGATCTGGTGGAAAGGCACATCAAGACCGGCAATCATGGCCATAAGCATATTCACTGCCGAGCGCCCCATCTGCTGGAGGGGCTGGTGCACTGTGGTCAATGCCGGATGCATCTGCTCGGACAGCGCAATATCGTCAAAGCCGACGAGAGAAATATCCTCCGGCACCGAAAGCCCTGCTTCGCGAATTGCCGACAAAGCACCGAAGGCACTGACATCGTTGGAGGCAAAAATCGCGCTTGGTTTATCATCCAGCGCCAACAACTGCTTGGCGGCATTGTAGCCACCAAGCTGCATATAGTCCCCTTCGCTAACCAGCGCAGGATCATCGTCAAGCCCAAACTGGGCTACCATATCCTTATAGGCCTGCAAACGACTGCGAGCCGAAAGCAGCTTCAGATTACCCGTAATGAAGCCGATCCGTGTATGGCCAAGCTCGATAAGATGAGTCATGGCCTGACGGCCGCCCTGATAGCCATCGGTAATCACGGCGGGAAAGGTCGGTTCGTCGAAAACGGTTTCCACAGTAACAACGGGCAAGGACGCTTCTCGCAATGTCTCCAGATAGGCCGACTCATAGGGAAGCAAAACAACAATGCCATCGGCGACTTGCTGAAGCAGGTTGACAACGCTTGATGGGGGCTGGGTATCATTATCAGGAAGGGAATAGACCAGCATTTCATAGCCTGCACCGCGAATGGTGGTGCCAATTCCCATAACCATTTCACCAGTGAATGAGGTGTGCAACTGGGCGACCACGCCGATAATATGAGTGCGTCCGGTGGATAACTTTTGCGCCAAAGGGTTGGCGACATAGCCCATCTCGCTGGCAATT
This window of the uncultured Cohaesibacter sp. genome carries:
- a CDS encoding LacI family DNA-binding transcriptional regulator, with product MPRPTLADVAKVAGVSRMTASRALNDKPGVSDKTREDIQRIASEMGYVANPLAQKLSTGRTHIIGVVAQLHTSFTGEMVMGIGTTIRGAGYEMLVYSLPDNDTQPPSSVVNLLQQVADGIVVLLPYESAYLETLREASLPVVTVETVFDEPTFPAVITDGYQGGRQAMTHLIELGHTRIGFITGNLKLLSARSRLQAYKDMVAQFGLDDDPALVSEGDYMQLGGYNAAKQLLALDDKPSAIFASNDVSAFGALSAIREAGLSVPEDISLVGFDDIALSEQMHPALTTVHQPLQQMGRSAVNMLMAMIAGLDVPFHQITLPTELVVRNSTAALKTPRT